In Arthrobacter sp. SLBN-83, one DNA window encodes the following:
- a CDS encoding lipid II:glycine glycyltransferase FemX, producing the protein MSARIQKYRNRAQTRLDTAPLREFTARFATAEEIENWDKHVTANPNGGNMLQSAAYASVKNGSGWKVRFLVMEGGGNPSYNLVLEKRFPVLGRLWYLIKGPDLADAADLRPALEACAAFVRSSKLNVFTIKVEPDIVDSADAQRELQAAKLVKAPNIQSNDSTALLDISGTGEEVFKAISSRARNAVRRAEKEGCQVVRQEQGPETYRALYDLMANTVNAKGSMPLRSYDYYAQFWDEFCNRGQGNFFFTYEDGKPSVGAFVINYGAKATYKDGGSTQNRKQYGDSHLVQWTAIKRMQELGCTEYDFCGTPPAARIKDKTHNLYGMGMFKTSFTKTVTDFVGCHDYVLSPLRHRLWVNGGEKVLRRIETARTGQQFY; encoded by the coding sequence ATGTCCGCACGCATCCAGAAGTACCGAAACCGCGCACAAACCCGATTGGACACGGCCCCCTTGCGAGAATTCACCGCACGTTTTGCCACAGCCGAGGAAATTGAGAACTGGGACAAGCACGTCACGGCCAACCCGAACGGCGGCAACATGCTGCAGTCGGCCGCCTACGCATCAGTCAAGAACGGCAGTGGCTGGAAAGTCCGGTTCCTGGTGATGGAAGGCGGCGGAAACCCCAGCTACAACCTGGTGCTGGAAAAGCGCTTCCCTGTCCTGGGACGGCTTTGGTACCTCATCAAGGGTCCTGACCTGGCGGACGCTGCGGACCTGCGGCCCGCCCTCGAAGCGTGCGCGGCTTTCGTCCGCAGCAGCAAACTGAACGTCTTCACCATCAAGGTGGAGCCGGACATCGTCGACTCCGCGGACGCGCAGCGGGAACTGCAGGCGGCCAAGCTGGTCAAAGCCCCCAACATCCAGTCCAACGACTCCACCGCCCTGCTGGACATCTCCGGCACTGGGGAGGAAGTGTTTAAAGCCATCTCCTCCCGCGCCAGAAATGCAGTCCGGCGCGCTGAGAAGGAGGGCTGCCAGGTGGTCCGGCAGGAGCAGGGACCCGAAACTTACCGGGCGCTGTACGACCTGATGGCCAACACCGTCAACGCCAAGGGTTCCATGCCCCTGCGCAGCTACGACTACTACGCACAGTTCTGGGACGAGTTCTGCAACCGCGGCCAGGGCAACTTCTTCTTCACGTATGAGGACGGGAAGCCCAGCGTGGGCGCCTTCGTCATCAACTACGGTGCCAAGGCCACCTACAAGGACGGTGGTTCCACCCAGAACCGCAAGCAGTACGGGGATTCGCACCTGGTGCAGTGGACTGCCATTAAACGGATGCAGGAACTCGGCTGCACGGAATACGACTTCTGCGGGACGCCGCCGGCTGCACGCATCAAGGACAAAACCCACAACCTTTACGGCATGGGGATGTTCAAAACCAGCTTCACCAAGACGGTGACCGACTTTGTGGGCTGCCATGACTACGTGCTGTCCCCGCTCCGGCACCGGCTGTGGGTCAACGGCGGAGAAAAGGTGCTCCGCAGGATCGAAACCGCACGCACCGGCCAACAGTTCTACTGA
- a CDS encoding TspO/MBR family protein, producing MRPDGEETAAPAGTGRQPYSAGVQVAALIGFLVASLVVAALGGLASAANVTGWYATADKAPWSPPNGVFGPVWTVLYTAMAVAAWLVWRKRTNRTRPAMTVYVLQLVLNLAWTPAFFALYPALGTAALWLGLAIILALIAAVAFTVLYFGPISRTAGLLLLPYISWLVFAASLNWWAAAHN from the coding sequence ATGAGGCCGGATGGGGAAGAGACAGCCGCTCCTGCGGGCACCGGCAGGCAGCCGTACAGCGCCGGGGTTCAGGTCGCTGCGCTTATCGGGTTCCTGGTGGCGTCCCTGGTTGTGGCGGCGTTGGGCGGGCTGGCGTCGGCGGCCAATGTCACCGGCTGGTATGCCACGGCGGACAAGGCTCCCTGGTCCCCGCCGAACGGCGTGTTCGGTCCGGTCTGGACTGTCCTCTACACGGCGATGGCTGTCGCTGCCTGGCTGGTCTGGCGGAAACGGACCAACCGGACCCGGCCGGCCATGACGGTCTATGTCCTCCAGCTGGTCCTTAACCTCGCCTGGACCCCTGCATTTTTTGCCCTGTACCCCGCCCTCGGCACGGCAGCCCTGTGGCTGGGTCTGGCGATCATCCTTGCCCTGATCGCCGCCGTCGCCTTCACGGTTTTGTATTTCGGTCCCATTAGCCGCACCGCCGGGCTGCTCCTGCTCCCCTACATCTCATGGCTGGTGTTCGCCGCGAGCCTGAACTGGTGGGCGGCAGCGCACAACTAG
- a CDS encoding L-serine ammonia-lyase, whose amino-acid sequence MAVGVFDLFSIGIGPSSSHTVGPMRAAAVFAEELVGAGVLGAVASLRVDLYGSLAATGHGHGTMTAILLGLEGFHPELILPDEVEERLASIAETGMLNLAAVVEGSGGGVALPYGVGDMVLRPLTVLPRHTNGMTFTVADAGGEVLHAATFFSVGGGFIVREGEEDAAQQELDASKEELPLPFRTAAELLEHCLNTGLGIADVMLLNEKASRDEGEIRAGLLHIWSVMENCVATSLKRDGVLPGGLKVRRRAPDWYERLKKECADGREEDQDAAWDAGPHDARYWQEWVNLVALAVNEENASGGRVVTAPTNGAAGIIPAVLYYALHFAPGMDTATQQDRDGVVVRFLLAAGAVGVLYKEQASISGAEVGCQGEVGSASSMAAAGLAEVMGGTPAQVENAAEIAMEHNLGLTCDPIGGLVQVPCIERNAIAAAKAINAAKMALWGDGTHRVSLDEVIITMRETGKDMSDKYKETAMGGLAVNVVEC is encoded by the coding sequence ATGGCTGTTGGCGTTTTTGATCTTTTTTCGATCGGTATTGGCCCGTCGTCGTCTCATACTGTGGGGCCGATGCGGGCTGCTGCTGTTTTTGCGGAGGAGTTGGTGGGGGCCGGGGTGTTGGGTGCTGTGGCTTCGTTGCGGGTGGATTTGTATGGGTCCCTGGCGGCGACGGGGCATGGCCACGGGACGATGACGGCGATCCTGTTGGGGTTGGAGGGGTTTCATCCTGAGCTGATCCTGCCGGATGAGGTGGAGGAGCGGCTGGCGTCGATCGCGGAGACCGGGATGTTGAACCTGGCTGCCGTGGTGGAGGGTTCCGGTGGCGGGGTGGCGTTGCCGTACGGGGTGGGCGATATGGTGCTGCGCCCGTTGACGGTGCTGCCGCGGCACACGAACGGGATGACCTTCACCGTGGCGGATGCGGGCGGGGAGGTCCTGCATGCGGCGACGTTCTTCTCGGTCGGTGGCGGGTTCATCGTCCGTGAGGGTGAGGAGGACGCGGCGCAGCAGGAACTGGACGCGTCCAAGGAGGAGTTGCCGTTGCCGTTCCGGACCGCGGCGGAGCTGCTGGAGCACTGCCTGAACACCGGGTTGGGCATCGCGGACGTGATGCTCCTCAATGAGAAGGCCTCCCGGGATGAGGGGGAGATCCGGGCGGGCCTGCTGCATATCTGGTCCGTGATGGAAAACTGCGTGGCCACCTCGTTGAAGCGGGACGGGGTGCTGCCGGGCGGGTTGAAGGTCCGCCGCCGGGCCCCGGACTGGTACGAACGGCTGAAAAAGGAATGCGCCGACGGCCGGGAGGAGGACCAGGACGCGGCGTGGGACGCGGGCCCGCACGATGCCCGGTATTGGCAGGAGTGGGTTAACTTGGTGGCGTTGGCGGTGAACGAGGAGAACGCTTCCGGCGGCCGGGTGGTCACCGCGCCCACGAACGGGGCGGCCGGGATCATCCCTGCGGTGCTGTATTACGCGCTGCACTTCGCCCCCGGCATGGACACCGCCACGCAACAGGACCGGGACGGTGTGGTGGTGCGGTTCCTGCTGGCCGCCGGCGCCGTCGGGGTGCTCTACAAGGAACAGGCCTCGATCTCCGGGGCCGAGGTCGGCTGCCAGGGCGAGGTGGGGTCCGCGTCCTCGATGGCCGCCGCCGGCCTGGCCGAGGTCATGGGCGGCACCCCGGCCCAGGTGGAGAACGCGGCCGAGATCGCGATGGAACACAACCTGGGCCTGACCTGCGACCCGATCGGCGGGCTGGTCCAGGTCCCCTGCATCGAACGGAACGCGATCGCCGCCGCCAAAGCGATCAACGCCGCGAAAATGGCGCTCTGGGGCGACGGCACCCACCGGGTCTCCCTCGACGAAGTCATCATCACCATGCGCGAAACCGGCAAAGACATGAGCGACAAATACAAAGAAACCGCCATGGGCGGCCTCGCCGTCAACGTCGTCGAATGCTGA